The proteins below come from a single Desulfurellaceae bacterium genomic window:
- a CDS encoding LLM class flavin-dependent oxidoreductase: MRRGLIFPGGGMAQRDMIQIAREAEAAGLDALYVTEAWRSAFVPLTALALSTERVRLGTYV, encoded by the coding sequence ATGCGACGCGGACTGATTTTTCCCGGGGGCGGTATGGCCCAACGGGACATGATCCAGATCGCCCGGGAAGCCGAGGCCGCAGGTCTCGATGCGCTGTATGTCACCGAGGCGTGGCGGAGCGCTTTTGTGCCCCTGACCGCGCTGGCGCTGTCAACCGAGCGGGTGCGTCTCGGCACCTATGT